From Gemmatimonas sp., one genomic window encodes:
- a CDS encoding SDR family oxidoreductase, whose product MPAGAPLSGRTALVTGASRGIGRAVSRALASAGARLFLLARSRDALESLAFELGGGAEAYACDLADAPALSQTVSGVLAAAGGQVDILVSNAGIFPLAAIADTSPSTFEQTLTANLTAPYRLLHALLPGMRAQRSGHVVTIGSVADRRIFGGNGAYSASKFGARALHEVLREECVGSGIRTTLVSPAATDTPIWDPVDPDNTPGFPPRASMLLAADVADAVLWAVTRPPHVNVDELRISRA is encoded by the coding sequence ATGCCCGCGGGTGCGCCCCTGAGCGGCCGAACGGCGCTGGTCACCGGGGCGTCACGTGGCATCGGCCGCGCCGTGTCCCGTGCCCTCGCCTCGGCGGGGGCACGACTGTTTCTGCTGGCCCGCTCCCGGGATGCGCTCGAGTCCCTCGCCTTCGAGCTGGGTGGAGGCGCCGAGGCATACGCCTGTGATCTCGCCGATGCGCCCGCTCTGTCGCAGACCGTCTCCGGCGTGTTGGCCGCCGCCGGCGGTCAGGTGGACATCCTCGTCAGCAACGCCGGGATCTTTCCGTTGGCCGCCATTGCCGACACGTCGCCATCCACGTTCGAGCAGACGCTCACCGCCAACCTCACGGCGCCGTACCGGCTGCTGCACGCCCTGCTGCCCGGCATGCGGGCGCAGCGCAGCGGACACGTGGTGACCATCGGGTCGGTCGCCGATCGTCGGATCTTCGGTGGCAATGGCGCCTACTCCGCCAGCAAGTTCGGCGCGCGCGCCCTGCACGAGGTGTTGCGCGAGGAGTGCGTCGGCTCGGGCATTCGCACCACGCTCGTCTCGCCCGCCGCCACGGACACGCCCATCTGGGATCCGGTCGACCCCGACAATACGCCGGGGTTCCCGCCGCGCGCCAGCATGTTGCTCGCGGCCGACGTTGCCGATGCCGTGCTGTGGGCCGTGACGCGCCCTCCACACGTGAACGTCGACGAGCTGAGAATCAGTCGGGCCTAG
- a CDS encoding 6-carboxytetrahydropterin synthase, translated as MPIVTVTRRLRFNAAHRVHNPALSDAENTRLFGKCNNPNWHGHNYELEVSVRGPVDERTGYVIDLGQLRDVVDRHVIDETDHRNFNIDVPYTQGINPTTENVVVAMWRVLAPAIAPAQLVRLRLWETENNYVDYEGE; from the coding sequence ATGCCAATCGTTACCGTGACACGCCGTCTCCGCTTCAACGCGGCGCACCGAGTTCACAATCCTGCGCTCTCCGACGCCGAGAACACCCGGCTCTTCGGCAAGTGCAACAACCCCAACTGGCACGGTCACAACTACGAGTTGGAAGTGTCGGTCCGGGGGCCCGTGGATGAGCGAACCGGTTACGTGATCGACCTGGGGCAGCTGCGGGACGTGGTGGACCGGCATGTGATCGACGAGACGGACCATCGCAATTTCAACATCGACGTCCCCTACACGCAGGGCATCAATCCGACCACCGAAAACGTGGTGGTGGCCATGTGGCGGGTGCTCGCTCCGGCGATCGCGCCCGCCCAACTGGTTCGACTGCGGCTCTGGGAAACCGAGAACAACTATGTCGACTACGAAGGGGAATAA
- a CDS encoding GNAT family N-acetyltransferase produces MTVSTRSFRSARPVDGPFVATLADIPELNEIFTEAFTERYRKDGMTGVRVPPLNPAIWRYAIEDAGDGALCWRDGQGRLVAFNMAHHSGTEGWMGPLCVRPDQQGVGLGKVVVQAGMRWLRLQQARVIGLETMPRTMDNIGFYSNLGFVPSHLTITVTLDAAVGPKAPRLLSQLSASDKVAAMAACLALTTRVMPGYDFTRELELTDRLGLGDTVLLGPPHDPSGFALCHSAPLVEGRSRDELRVLKLVLARRAELPALLGALADLARRTGTRRLAIRVQGDYPDAYRTLVARGARVRWTDLRMSVFGWSEVPPTEGMVLSNWEI; encoded by the coding sequence ATGACCGTGTCGACCCGATCGTTCCGCAGTGCCCGACCGGTTGACGGACCGTTCGTGGCGACGTTGGCGGACATCCCCGAGCTGAACGAGATCTTCACCGAGGCGTTCACCGAGCGCTATCGCAAGGACGGGATGACGGGCGTGCGGGTACCGCCGCTCAATCCGGCTATCTGGCGCTATGCCATCGAGGACGCCGGCGACGGGGCGCTCTGCTGGCGGGATGGGCAGGGACGCCTCGTGGCCTTCAACATGGCGCACCACTCGGGCACAGAAGGGTGGATGGGGCCGCTGTGTGTCCGCCCCGACCAACAGGGCGTGGGATTGGGGAAGGTGGTGGTGCAGGCCGGGATGCGTTGGCTTCGGCTGCAGCAGGCGCGCGTCATCGGCCTCGAAACGATGCCGCGAACGATGGACAACATCGGCTTCTACTCCAACCTTGGCTTCGTGCCGTCGCATCTCACCATCACGGTGACGCTCGATGCGGCGGTCGGCCCCAAGGCACCGCGCCTGCTGTCACAGCTGTCGGCGAGCGACAAGGTGGCCGCGATGGCGGCGTGTCTCGCGCTCACCACGCGCGTGATGCCGGGGTACGACTTCACCCGCGAACTCGAACTGACCGACCGGCTGGGGCTGGGGGATACGGTGCTGCTCGGCCCGCCGCACGATCCGTCGGGGTTTGCCCTCTGTCACTCGGCGCCGCTGGTCGAGGGGCGCTCACGTGACGAGCTGCGCGTGCTGAAGCTCGTGCTCGCGCGCCGCGCTGAGCTGCCGGCGCTGCTGGGGGCGCTGGCCGACCTGGCGCGGCGCACCGGCACACGCCGTCTCGCCATCCGCGTGCAGGGTGACTATCCCGACGCCTATCGCACGCTGGTGGCCCGCGGCGCGCGCGTGCGGTGGACCGATCTGCGGATGAGCGTCTTCGGGTGGTCCGAAGTGCCGCCCACCGAGGGCATGGTCCTGTCGAATTGGGAGATCTGA
- the folE gene encoding GTP cyclohydrolase I FolE encodes MIRPVAGVPSGRAAVSVVDPDDFAVDGNLAEYETMVRRQLELIGEDPDREGLLKTPSRVAKAQMWLTRGYGQTASEVIGDALFAEDHENMVMVRDIEMYSMCEHHMLPFFGKVHIAYIPNGKIVGLSKLPRVVEVFARRLQVQERLGEQIADALEEVLQPKGVGVVIEAVHLCMMMRGVEKQSSRTITSSMRGLFRDDSKTRSEFLRLAHSPTTY; translated from the coding sequence GTGATCCGACCTGTAGCAGGAGTGCCGTCGGGACGTGCGGCGGTCAGCGTCGTCGATCCCGACGACTTCGCCGTGGATGGCAACCTCGCCGAGTACGAAACGATGGTGCGTCGTCAGCTCGAACTGATCGGAGAGGACCCCGATCGTGAGGGGCTACTCAAGACGCCGAGCCGTGTGGCCAAGGCGCAGATGTGGCTCACCCGCGGCTACGGCCAGACGGCATCGGAAGTCATCGGCGACGCCTTGTTCGCGGAGGATCACGAGAACATGGTCATGGTGCGTGACATCGAGATGTACTCGATGTGCGAGCACCACATGTTGCCCTTCTTCGGCAAGGTGCACATCGCCTACATCCCCAACGGCAAGATCGTGGGGCTGTCGAAGCTGCCGCGCGTGGTGGAAGTGTTCGCGCGCCGCCTGCAGGTGCAGGAGCGTCTCGGGGAGCAGATCGCCGACGCGCTGGAAGAGGTACTGCAGCCCAAGGGGGTCGGCGTCGTCATCGAGGCGGTGCATCTGTGCATGATGATGCGCGGTGTGGAGAAGCAGAGCTCGCGGACGATCACGTCCAGCATGCGGGGCCTGTTTCGCGACGATTCGAAGACCCGCAGCGAGTTTCTGCGGCTCGCCCACTCCCCCACCACGTACTGA
- a CDS encoding DNA repair exonuclease — protein sequence MRLVHLADLHLGFRQYQRLTASGTNQREDDVAATVQRAITQIIDVAPDLVVIGGDVFHTVRPSNPAILHAFRALMQLRERLPETPVIMVAGNHDAPRTAETGCILRLFREIGVHVADASAELFTFPEQSLAVLAVPDAPGVERPPLLPPEGFRHTVLLLHGEVAGLLPAQAANAERAAIEIPPEALHADQWSYVALGHYHVYREVAPRAYYSGSLEYTSTNPWGELREERDRRIPGKGFIEHDLTHGVHRFHPVTPARPLLDLEPIDASGMGAGEIDAAIRARVDSAPGGIDHRIVRVTVRNVARHVARELDHGALREYRRRAMHFHLDTRRPDPLPRRAGGGNGSGGSRRATLPEIVGDQLRERPLPADVDRDQFVALGLRYLHLAEEAAVAALPVMDG from the coding sequence ATGCGTCTCGTCCACCTCGCCGATCTCCATCTCGGCTTCCGCCAGTACCAACGGCTCACCGCCTCGGGTACCAACCAGCGCGAGGATGACGTCGCGGCCACTGTACAGCGGGCCATCACGCAGATCATCGACGTGGCCCCCGATCTGGTCGTCATCGGTGGCGACGTGTTTCACACCGTGCGGCCGTCCAATCCGGCTATCCTGCACGCCTTTCGTGCCCTCATGCAGCTGCGGGAACGCCTGCCCGAGACGCCCGTGATCATGGTGGCGGGCAACCACGACGCGCCGCGCACGGCGGAAACGGGGTGCATTCTGCGGCTCTTCCGGGAGATCGGCGTACACGTGGCCGATGCGAGCGCGGAGCTGTTCACCTTTCCGGAGCAGTCGCTTGCCGTTTTGGCCGTACCGGATGCCCCCGGTGTTGAGCGACCACCGCTGCTGCCCCCCGAAGGCTTCCGGCATACCGTGCTCCTGCTGCACGGCGAGGTGGCGGGACTGTTGCCGGCGCAGGCCGCGAACGCCGAGCGGGCCGCCATCGAGATTCCGCCGGAGGCGCTGCATGCCGACCAGTGGAGCTACGTGGCGCTTGGTCACTACCACGTGTACCGTGAAGTTGCGCCACGGGCCTACTACAGTGGCTCCCTCGAATACACCAGCACCAACCCGTGGGGCGAACTGCGCGAGGAGCGCGACCGCCGCATTCCCGGCAAGGGCTTCATCGAGCATGACCTGACCCACGGTGTCCATCGCTTTCATCCGGTGACGCCGGCGCGCCCGCTGCTCGATCTTGAACCGATCGACGCCAGCGGGATGGGAGCGGGCGAGATCGATGCGGCCATACGGGCGCGGGTGGACAGCGCGCCGGGGGGGATCGATCACCGCATCGTGCGGGTGACCGTGCGCAACGTGGCCCGTCACGTGGCCCGCGAGCTGGACCACGGGGCGCTGCGCGAGTATCGCCGGCGGGCGATGCACTTCCACCTCGATACGCGACGCCCCGACCCGTTGCCGCGTCGCGCGGGAGGCGGCAACGGCAGCGGCGGAAGCCGCCGCGCCACGCTGCCGGAGATCGTCGGTGATCAACTGCGCGAGCGACCGCTGCCGGCCGACGTGGACCGCGACCAGTTCGTGGCGCTCGGCCTGCGCTATCTGCACCTCGCGGAGGAAGCGGCCGTCGCGGCGCTCCCGGTGATGGACGGCTGA
- a CDS encoding SMC family ATPase, protein MRLLSLRLQNFRQHADTRLDFDRGLTGIVGPNGSGKSTILEAIAWALYGNPAARGTRDGIRFSRAGARAPVKVELVFELAGHRYRVLRGLSNAEVYLDAGESPIANTITGATELLQRRLGMTRAEFFHTYFTGQKELDVMAALGAAERARFLSRVLGYDRITGAQEFARERRRAVLAEINGLKQGMADPDAIWRAVADAEARLAVARTRSAEAETAQRDAAARLQGLVPRWQDAQSQREQRLQLASELRVAESEAVSLSRELERLDRELDAVARAHDELVPLRAEANGLAGVREALSAQEELAAAGARRQALLERVAAYAEEEAKLIDRAARLESAPALEVETTAQLLALRAVLAQAEQALDTERTAWARDRQEAETRLEALRTQYAELSQQRERLEGLGEESPCPTCGQPLGANFASVLEQLNEQLETVRVDGHYFRQRAEQLSAVPASIDGLEEGRRGQQQEVAVAERRLARIQAAMGEAGMVAEQRAQLTRRLEDATTQLAALASGYDAHRHEQLRAEVQRLQEIETRMARVSGLLERELVTRTERARVLAARDAARERMMMVETQSAALGMDDATYGTVRAAYEAAAAEAQRAELEAVAASGEAERARTALDTAEQARRELARLQASLDALETEKRVHDELDRAFTDLRSDLNHQLRPELAEIASRFLDDLTDGRYTQLEFDEEYRLLVLEDGVPKPVISGGEEDLCNLVLRLAISQMIAERAGQSFSLLILDEVFGSLDETRRSNVVELLRRLHDRFEQVIVITHIEQVREGLDRLLLVRFDETRGCSVVTDATTAMEGASLSSEVEFAAGAAPAPWGEG, encoded by the coding sequence ATGCGACTCCTTTCGCTCCGCCTGCAGAACTTCCGCCAGCATGCCGACACGCGACTGGACTTCGATCGCGGGTTGACCGGCATCGTCGGGCCCAATGGATCGGGCAAGTCCACCATCCTCGAAGCCATTGCGTGGGCCCTCTACGGCAACCCGGCAGCCCGCGGCACGCGTGACGGCATCCGTTTCTCGCGCGCCGGCGCGCGCGCGCCGGTGAAAGTGGAGCTCGTGTTCGAGCTGGCCGGCCACCGGTACCGCGTCCTGCGCGGACTCTCCAACGCCGAGGTCTACCTCGACGCTGGTGAATCCCCCATCGCGAATACCATCACCGGGGCCACGGAGTTGCTGCAGCGCCGCCTCGGCATGACGCGCGCGGAGTTCTTTCACACGTACTTCACGGGGCAAAAGGAGCTGGACGTGATGGCCGCGCTGGGGGCGGCCGAGCGGGCGCGTTTCCTGTCGCGCGTGCTGGGATACGATCGCATCACTGGCGCCCAGGAGTTCGCCCGCGAGCGTCGGCGCGCGGTGCTGGCGGAAATCAACGGACTCAAGCAGGGCATGGCCGACCCTGACGCCATCTGGCGCGCCGTGGCCGACGCCGAGGCGCGTCTGGCCGTGGCGCGCACGCGATCGGCCGAAGCGGAAACGGCGCAGCGGGACGCGGCCGCGCGGCTGCAGGGGCTCGTGCCCCGGTGGCAGGATGCGCAGTCGCAGCGGGAGCAACGGCTGCAGCTGGCGTCCGAACTGCGGGTGGCCGAGAGTGAGGCGGTGTCGCTGTCGCGCGAACTCGAACGGCTCGATCGTGAACTCGACGCGGTGGCACGCGCGCACGACGAGCTCGTGCCATTGCGCGCGGAGGCCAACGGACTGGCCGGTGTGCGCGAGGCGCTGTCGGCGCAGGAAGAGCTTGCCGCCGCCGGGGCCCGCCGACAGGCGCTGCTCGAACGGGTGGCCGCATACGCCGAAGAGGAGGCCAAGCTCATCGATCGGGCGGCGCGGCTCGAGTCGGCGCCCGCGCTGGAGGTGGAGACCACGGCGCAGCTGCTGGCGTTGCGTGCAGTCCTGGCGCAGGCAGAGCAGGCGCTCGATACCGAGCGTACCGCCTGGGCGCGTGATCGGCAGGAGGCGGAAACGCGTCTCGAGGCGCTGCGCACGCAGTACGCGGAGCTCTCGCAGCAACGGGAGCGACTCGAAGGGTTGGGAGAGGAAAGTCCCTGTCCCACCTGTGGCCAGCCGCTGGGGGCGAACTTCGCCTCGGTACTGGAGCAGCTCAACGAGCAACTCGAGACGGTCCGTGTCGATGGCCACTATTTCCGGCAGCGCGCCGAGCAGCTCTCGGCCGTGCCGGCGAGCATTGACGGCCTCGAAGAGGGACGTCGCGGCCAGCAGCAGGAGGTGGCCGTCGCCGAGCGCCGGTTGGCGCGCATCCAGGCGGCGATGGGAGAGGCCGGCATGGTGGCGGAGCAGCGGGCGCAACTGACGCGTCGGCTGGAGGATGCCACGACGCAGCTGGCGGCGCTGGCGTCCGGCTACGACGCGCATCGGCACGAACAGCTCCGTGCCGAGGTGCAGCGGCTGCAGGAGATCGAAACGCGCATGGCACGGGTGAGCGGACTCCTCGAGCGTGAACTCGTGACCCGTACCGAGCGGGCGCGTGTGCTGGCCGCGCGCGACGCGGCGCGCGAGCGCATGATGATGGTGGAAACGCAATCGGCGGCGCTGGGTATGGATGATGCCACCTACGGCACGGTGCGGGCGGCGTACGAGGCCGCGGCCGCCGAGGCGCAGCGCGCCGAACTGGAAGCGGTGGCTGCGAGCGGCGAAGCCGAGCGGGCGCGCACGGCACTGGACACGGCGGAGCAGGCGCGACGGGAGCTGGCCCGCCTGCAGGCCAGCCTCGATGCGCTGGAAACGGAAAAGCGCGTGCACGATGAACTCGATCGCGCCTTCACCGACCTGCGCAGCGACCTGAATCATCAGCTGCGCCCGGAGCTGGCGGAAATCGCGAGCCGATTCCTCGACGATCTCACCGACGGGCGGTACACTCAACTGGAGTTCGACGAGGAGTATCGCCTGCTCGTGCTCGAGGACGGGGTGCCGAAGCCGGTGATCTCGGGCGGCGAGGAAGACCTGTGCAATCTGGTGCTGCGTCTGGCCATCTCGCAGATGATCGCCGAGCGGGCCGGCCAGTCGTTCTCGCTGCTCATTCTCGACGAGGTGTTCGGTTCGCTCGATGAAACCCGACGGAGCAACGTGGTGGAATTGCTGCGGAGACTGCATGATCGATTCGAACAGGTCATCGTGATCACGCACATCGAACAGGTGCGCGAGGGACTCGATCGCCTGCTGCTGGTGCGTTTCGACGAAACGCGCGGGTGCAGCGTGGTCACCGACGCCACAACGGCGATGGAGGGCGCGTCGTTGTCATCGGAGGTGGAGTTCGCGGCAGGTGCCGCGCCCGCGCCCTGGGGCGAGGGGTGA